A window from Drosophila yakuba strain Tai18E2 chromosome 3L, Prin_Dyak_Tai18E2_2.1, whole genome shotgun sequence encodes these proteins:
- the LOC6532306 gene encoding oxysterol-binding protein-related protein 11 — METNLNRIIRESAKLKLCGQLSKYTNVMKGWQYRWFTVDAKTGSLSYYLCDSSTVGDDIAPSPHVLASAPRGQVQLAGAVVYPSDEDSRTFAIACASGDTVKLRANDARARQEWVDGLRAVVESHMKAMDISNSSPLPPRELLAASDAMVSARQALFLTEQCNASLARAIESIDCASFSPTDPDLLLLKAISTASTQCLHQCLGLLQRHQEINQPVAEAVPLVL, encoded by the exons ATGGAGACCAACTTGAACAGGATCATTCGTGAATCGGCCAAACTGAAACTCTGCGGGCAGCTCAGCAAATATACCAATGTGATGAAGG GGTGGCAGTACCGCTGGTTCACGGTGGACGCGAAGACGGGATCGCTGAGTTACTACCTGTGCGACTCCTCGACGGTGGGCGACGACATTGCGCCCTCGCCCCACGTCCTGGCCAGTGCTCCAAGGGGCCAGGTGCAGCTGGCCGGCGCAGTGGTGTACCCGAGTGACGAGGACTCCAGGACGTTCGCCATTGCCTGCGCCTCCGGGGATACGGTGAAGCTGAGGGCCAACGATGCGAGGGCCAGGCAGGAGTGGGTGGACGGCTTGCGGGCGGTGGTCGAGAGCCACATGAAGGCGATGGACATAAGCAACTCGTCGCCGCTGCCTCCGCGCGAATTGCTCGCCGCCTCCGATGCCATGGTTTCAGCTCGCCAAGCTCTGTTTCTCACGGAACAATG CAACGCTTCTCTGGCCAGGGCCATCGAGAGCATCGACTGCGCTTCCTTCTCGCCCACGGATCCCGATCTTCTTCTGCTCAAGGCGATCTCCACGGCCAGCACCCAGTGCCTGCACCAGTGTTTGGGATTGCTACAACGCCACCAGGAAATCAATCAGCCCGTGGCAGAGGCCGTGCCTCTTGTGCTCTGA